Proteins found in one Deinococcus aerophilus genomic segment:
- a CDS encoding c-type cytochrome — protein MPWVAIVCAAIMWIILLFLFNKETAPEPVTVDPAVVANISREYPTIGKSVYASAGCVGCHGAEGQGGVGPKLAGDEKILTDPVYVHSVIVNGKGAMPAFGEQLKENEVYAVANYVLNSWGNKIPELLTPATVAEGQTKIDPAVLKNRSRFVPEDIKLPEIFLATFIMVLLTYGLIGLYSVWAEGTELHPGIHKVRASPIAMLSMITTLGLTLLFSVLFARQMVIDYAGWGASEPVMPNVTAEGFYAAMIILLLALATGLYKKYFMDGEVLVEDASGEFPW, from the coding sequence ATGCCCTGGGTCGCCATCGTGTGCGCGGCCATCATGTGGATCATCCTGCTGTTCCTCTTTAACAAGGAAACGGCGCCCGAGCCGGTGACCGTGGACCCGGCAGTGGTGGCCAACATCAGCCGGGAATATCCGACCATCGGTAAATCGGTCTATGCCTCTGCCGGCTGCGTGGGTTGCCACGGAGCCGAGGGACAGGGGGGAGTCGGTCCGAAGCTGGCCGGCGACGAGAAGATCCTGACAGACCCCGTGTACGTCCACAGCGTCATCGTGAACGGCAAGGGAGCCATGCCTGCCTTTGGCGAGCAGCTCAAGGAAAACGAGGTCTATGCAGTTGCCAACTACGTGCTCAACAGCTGGGGCAACAAGATTCCCGAACTGCTGACGCCCGCCACCGTGGCCGAGGGCCAGACCAAGATTGATCCGGCGGTCCTCAAGAACCGCAGCCGCTTTGTGCCCGAGGACATCAAGCTGCCCGAGATCTTCCTGGCGACCTTCATCATGGTGCTGCTCACCTACGGCCTGATCGGTCTGTACAGCGTCTGGGCCGAAGGCACCGAACTGCATCCCGGCATCCACAAGGTGCGTGCGTCGCCCATTGCCATGCTGAGCATGATCACCACCCTGGGACTGACCCTGCTGTTCAGCGTGCTGTTTGCCCGGCAGATGGTGATTGACTACGCCGGCTGGGGCGCGAGCGAACCCGTGATGCCCAACGTGACCGCCGAGGGCTTCTACGCCGCCATGATCATTCTGCTGCTGGCCCTGGCCACCGGCCTGTACAAGAAATACTTCATGGACGGCGAGGTGCTGGTCGAGGACGCCAGCGGCGAGTTCCCCTGGTAG
- a CDS encoding serine hydrolase, producing MTSDFLASLRAQGYAGKVGVRICDLAGRELYALNAARVFPAASTIKVPLLVMALSWSQAGRLDLEARVLLSAADRVPGAGVLHELGPGLPLSWRDVLTLMIIVSDNTATNLVIGMLGVAAVNTWMTGNGWTHTRLVGLLQVPPERRNAAQRRGERNRTTAHEQADLLGRLARGELLDAAHTALALSILERQQHRDLIGRSLPRTESGDPLYRLASKSGELDGVHHDVGVLYTPRPLVIAVLSEGGTDRREGAVNRDVGLLAAALWPLLAALGEHPPLPA from the coding sequence ATGACCTCTGATTTTCTCGCCAGTCTCCGGGCGCAGGGATATGCGGGCAAGGTCGGTGTGCGGATCTGCGATCTCGCGGGCCGCGAACTCTACGCGCTGAATGCGGCCCGCGTGTTTCCGGCGGCGAGCACCATCAAGGTGCCGCTGCTCGTGATGGCGCTGAGCTGGTCCCAGGCGGGCCGGCTGGATCTGGAGGCGCGGGTTCTGCTGAGCGCCGCCGACCGGGTGCCGGGGGCAGGGGTGCTGCACGAGCTGGGGCCGGGGCTGCCCCTGTCCTGGCGCGACGTGCTGACCCTGATGATCATCGTCAGTGACAATACCGCCACCAATCTGGTGATCGGGATGCTGGGCGTGGCGGCGGTGAACACCTGGATGACTGGAAATGGCTGGACGCACACGCGGCTGGTGGGGCTCCTGCAGGTTCCGCCCGAGCGCCGCAACGCCGCCCAGCGCCGCGGTGAACGCAACCGCACCACGGCCCACGAGCAGGCCGATCTGCTGGGCCGTCTGGCCCGCGGGGAACTGCTCGACGCGGCGCACACGGCCCTGGCCCTGTCCATCCTGGAACGCCAGCAGCACCGGGACCTGATCGGGCGCAGCCTGCCCCGCACGGAAAGCGGCGATCCCCTGTACCGGCTGGCGAGCAAGAGCGGCGAACTCGACGGGGTCCACCACGATGTGGGGGTGCTGTATACCCCACGCCCTCTGGTGATTGCGGTGCTCAGCGAGGGTGGAACAGACCGCCGGGAAGGAGCGGTCAACCGGGACGTGGGCCTGCTGGCGGCCGCCCTGTGGCCGTTGCTCGCGGCGCTGGGGGAGCACCCGCCGCTTCCCGCCTGA
- a CDS encoding response regulator transcription factor — MIRVLLVDDHALFRQGLRSLLESEGMRVIGEAANGREAIRYAADTHPDVILMDIQMPDLDGVKATQSILEIDPGARVIMITMYRQDRYVFEAVKAGARGYILKDADAATLLDAINRVAAGEALLDADMAQNVLDDFRDKREELPSEKHADLNERETMILKLLAQGFSNQDIALRLDISEKTVRNRLSEIFTKLQLNNRTQAALYAIREGIANLD, encoded by the coding sequence ATGATTCGTGTGCTGCTGGTTGATGATCATGCGCTCTTCCGCCAGGGACTCAGGAGTCTGCTGGAATCCGAGGGCATGCGCGTGATCGGGGAAGCGGCCAACGGCCGTGAGGCCATTCGATACGCGGCAGACACGCACCCCGACGTGATTCTGATGGACATCCAGATGCCGGACCTCGACGGCGTGAAAGCGACCCAGAGCATCCTGGAAATCGACCCGGGCGCGCGGGTCATCATGATCACCATGTACCGTCAGGACCGCTACGTGTTCGAGGCGGTCAAGGCCGGGGCCCGCGGCTACATCCTCAAGGACGCCGACGCCGCCACGCTGCTCGATGCCATCAACCGCGTGGCCGCCGGCGAGGCGCTGCTGGACGCCGACATGGCCCAGAACGTGCTTGACGATTTCCGCGACAAGCGCGAGGAACTGCCCAGTGAGAAACACGCCGACCTCAATGAGCGCGAGACCATGATCCTCAAGCTGCTCGCCCAGGGCTTTTCCAATCAGGACATCGCGCTGCGGCTGGACATCAGCGAGAAGACGGTGCGCAACCGGCTCTCGGAGATCTTTACCAAGCTGCAGCTGAACAACCGCACCCAGGCCGCGCTGTATGCCATCCGCGAGGGCATTGCCAACCTTGACTAG
- a CDS encoding DMT family transporter: MSPHLRGVLLLVLVTAVWGSTFAVVKTLGELLLPAQLIAWRFLIAFVALLPALWLRGWGLRRRRADGPPASMRTSFSGRDGLWRDGLILGMWLIAGYGTQTIAMQTTSANRAAFFTALSVVLVPLWLVIAQRRRMPLPLILALPLAVGGLALLSWEGGTLVIGDAWALGCAVTYAGFIIALERMAHRHAALPFTLAQLLVVTVLAWFWAALAGGQLGWPPAAAWGPLLYLGVVATALTTLLQTVGQRTVSAAEASLIYALEPVTATLFSFLLIGERVGLRGGLGGLLVVVATVLSQRSGAAAPHPETPAPQAE; encoded by the coding sequence GTGTCTCCTCACCTGCGCGGCGTTCTGCTTCTGGTTCTGGTCACGGCGGTATGGGGCAGCACCTTTGCGGTGGTCAAGACCCTGGGCGAACTGTTGCTGCCGGCCCAGCTGATCGCGTGGCGCTTTCTGATCGCCTTTGTGGCGCTGCTGCCCGCGCTGTGGCTGCGCGGCTGGGGACTAAGACGCCGGCGCGCGGACGGCCCCCCAGCCAGCATGCGGACCTCCTTTTCCGGAAGAGACGGGTTGTGGCGAGACGGCCTGATCCTGGGCATGTGGCTGATCGCGGGTTATGGCACCCAGACCATTGCCATGCAGACCACCAGTGCCAACCGGGCCGCCTTCTTCACGGCCCTGAGTGTGGTGCTGGTGCCGCTGTGGCTGGTGATTGCCCAGCGGCGCAGGATGCCCCTTCCCCTGATTCTTGCGCTGCCCCTGGCGGTGGGGGGGCTGGCGTTGCTGTCCTGGGAAGGCGGCACTCTGGTGATAGGAGACGCCTGGGCGCTGGGCTGCGCGGTGACCTACGCGGGGTTCATCATCGCGCTGGAGCGCATGGCCCACCGGCATGCGGCGCTGCCCTTCACGCTGGCGCAGCTGCTGGTGGTAACGGTGCTGGCGTGGTTCTGGGCGGCGCTGGCCGGGGGGCAACTGGGCTGGCCCCCGGCCGCCGCCTGGGGACCGCTGCTGTACCTGGGGGTAGTGGCCACAGCCCTGACCACCCTGCTGCAAACGGTGGGTCAGCGCACGGTCAGCGCCGCCGAAGCCAGCCTGATCTATGCGCTGGAGCCGGTCACGGCCACGCTCTTCAGCTTTCTGCTTATCGGGGAGCGGGTGGGTCTGCGCGGAGGTCTGGGCGGGCTGCTCGTGGTGGTGGCGACCGTGCTCAGCCAGCGCAGCGGGGCCGCCGCTCCGCATCCCGAGACGCCCGCCCCGCAGGCCGAGTAG
- a CDS encoding DUF11 domain-containing protein has product MNSLRELLRLPLVALLIGVLLGVLSWSFAGTIPTNSAIFFQTSGSARAATIGDWYTTAGSTNGTRFHRFDIIVTQDQLDAAGGTLSLTVNDAESAAGSVGPVDEVNGSSDPTRFTLSNNAATTPTSGTKLKQQTFASGSPDGSTFTYSITVAGTYYLLSETGAKYISSPSDPATTLNDDDNSYSITVGNTNYTPVIGQYQSSFQHTTTQSYDVFFYVKPGTTGPLSLRNFDMDKPSATTLTYVRPDGTTVSGTISGDGVWNGAGGTVNSGSDSVALGNSYGWWAMRIANLTGNNQAIYEANDGAGNRLPIVFTAPVNFNLSKTIDKPTPKVGDTVVYTVTLSNTGASTLGATGIRVQDTLPSGLAYLSSSVTQPANSVGSYNPTTGDWYIRNLDASAKATLTIQARVTQIGTITNVATLKSVDQPFLEKNASVSLTASPTVADLALDKSGPAAVGSGSTMSYTLRVWNNGPDSQSAVDVNDTIPAGFTVTGIACAATGTATCGSQTFTSSSVTISTGNLTLDTSPLNAIPDGNFLTYTLTGTAPANGLLSNTASLTVPSGTTDNVTGNNTSAPVQTRVVDAVSDPAATFVAGSGGPVTVLGNDTNGGVAATSSNSTVAVSNNGGIANITVNASGQLMIPAATPSGSYTVTYSLCDKTVATACDTAPVQVVITPAADLSITKTNGVGSVVSTTKTTYTIRVTNGGPNSVTGAVLKDPAATGLTQSAAACTVAGGNVCTVNPTTTALQSAGGVTLPALANGAFYEFTVTATVTAASGSVTNTATVTPPGGTTDSNMANNSAGDTDTVVVPPSITLTKLGRNISTSPAGTFIGSAGSIGVKPGETVEYCIVYNNTGGHAANFVLKDYVPLGMVMVPNAYSAGKGVRHAIGTTVAVGDAGAPAGTDLTNASDTDAGTLDGTPVTNPSDPAGSPQRPGLLTLNLGAAGVPASGKGTVCFQTKVP; this is encoded by the coding sequence ATGAATTCGCTCAGAGAACTGCTGCGGTTGCCTCTGGTGGCTCTTCTTATCGGAGTTCTATTGGGCGTGTTGAGCTGGAGCTTTGCGGGGACCATTCCCACCAATTCCGCCATCTTTTTTCAGACCAGTGGCAGCGCACGGGCGGCGACCATTGGCGATTGGTACACAACTGCTGGAAGCACCAACGGTACCCGCTTCCACCGGTTTGACATCATCGTGACCCAGGATCAGCTGGATGCCGCTGGTGGCACCCTGTCACTGACGGTGAATGACGCCGAATCAGCGGCTGGAAGCGTGGGACCGGTAGACGAAGTGAACGGCTCTTCAGACCCCACCAGATTCACATTGTCGAATAATGCCGCCACAACCCCAACCAGTGGCACCAAGCTCAAGCAGCAAACTTTCGCTTCTGGATCGCCAGATGGATCCACCTTTACGTATTCCATTACGGTGGCAGGAACATACTATCTGCTCAGCGAGACAGGCGCGAAATACATTTCCTCGCCCAGCGATCCCGCAACCACTCTTAATGACGATGATAACTCGTACAGCATTACCGTGGGCAATACAAACTACACTCCTGTCATAGGACAGTATCAAAGCTCTTTTCAGCACACCACGACTCAGTCATATGATGTCTTCTTTTATGTCAAACCCGGTACGACCGGTCCGCTGTCCTTGAGAAATTTCGATATGGACAAGCCGAGTGCGACAACGTTGACCTATGTGCGTCCGGATGGCACGACGGTGAGCGGGACCATATCGGGCGATGGAGTCTGGAACGGAGCGGGCGGAACAGTGAATTCTGGATCAGACAGTGTGGCCCTCGGCAACTCGTATGGCTGGTGGGCCATGCGGATTGCGAACTTGACCGGGAACAATCAGGCAATCTATGAAGCCAATGATGGTGCGGGAAACAGATTGCCCATTGTGTTCACTGCTCCGGTAAATTTCAACCTCAGTAAAACCATTGATAAACCCACGCCTAAGGTGGGCGATACAGTGGTCTACACTGTTACACTTTCCAACACTGGCGCGTCCACTTTGGGAGCGACAGGGATTCGTGTTCAGGATACTTTGCCCAGTGGACTGGCCTATCTCAGCTCCAGCGTAACTCAACCGGCAAACAGCGTGGGCAGCTACAACCCCACAACAGGGGACTGGTACATTCGCAATCTCGATGCATCCGCCAAAGCCACCCTGACGATTCAGGCGCGGGTGACTCAGATCGGCACAATCACCAATGTGGCGACACTAAAAAGTGTGGATCAACCTTTTCTGGAAAAGAACGCATCAGTATCTCTGACGGCGTCCCCCACCGTTGCCGATCTCGCTCTTGATAAGAGTGGTCCGGCCGCCGTCGGCTCAGGCAGCACCATGAGCTATACCCTGCGGGTCTGGAATAATGGCCCTGATTCGCAGAGTGCCGTAGACGTGAACGACACGATTCCTGCTGGATTCACGGTCACGGGCATCGCGTGTGCGGCCACGGGTACGGCAACCTGCGGCTCCCAGACGTTCACGTCCAGCAGCGTGACCATCTCCACAGGGAATCTGACGCTTGATACCAGTCCCTTGAATGCCATCCCTGACGGCAACTTTTTGACCTATACCCTGACCGGAACAGCCCCGGCCAATGGCCTGCTGAGCAATACCGCCAGCCTGACCGTTCCCAGTGGGACAACAGACAATGTAACGGGCAACAACACCAGTGCCCCAGTACAGACCCGCGTTGTTGACGCTGTGAGCGATCCTGCCGCCACGTTCGTGGCGGGCAGTGGCGGCCCAGTGACCGTGCTGGGCAACGACACCAATGGTGGTGTGGCGGCCACGAGTTCCAACAGCACCGTTGCGGTCAGCAACAATGGTGGAATCGCCAATATCACGGTCAATGCCAGTGGGCAGCTGATGATTCCTGCCGCTACGCCCTCGGGGTCATACACAGTGACCTACAGCCTGTGTGACAAGACCGTGGCCACAGCCTGTGATACGGCTCCGGTTCAGGTCGTCATCACACCGGCCGCTGACTTGAGCATCACCAAAACCAATGGTGTGGGAAGTGTCGTTTCGACCACCAAAACCACCTACACCATCCGCGTGACCAATGGTGGGCCCAACAGCGTCACGGGCGCCGTCCTCAAGGATCCGGCAGCCACGGGGCTGACCCAGAGTGCTGCCGCCTGCACAGTGGCCGGGGGCAACGTGTGCACGGTGAACCCAACGACCACCGCGCTGCAGAGTGCGGGAGGCGTCACCTTGCCTGCCCTGGCAAACGGTGCGTTCTACGAGTTCACGGTAACGGCAACGGTAACGGCCGCCAGCGGCAGCGTGACCAATACTGCCACTGTGACCCCGCCAGGCGGGACCACCGATTCCAACATGGCCAACAACAGCGCAGGTGACACCGATACGGTGGTGGTGCCTCCCAGCATCACCCTGACCAAGCTGGGCCGCAACATCTCCACGAGTCCGGCCGGTACCTTTATCGGCAGTGCCGGCAGCATTGGCGTGAAGCCCGGGGAGACGGTGGAGTACTGCATCGTCTACAACAACACGGGCGGACACGCTGCCAACTTCGTTCTCAAGGACTATGTGCCGCTGGGAATGGTCATGGTGCCGAATGCCTACAGCGCAGGCAAGGGCGTGCGCCATGCCATCGGGACCACGGTGGCGGTGGGTGATGCAGGAGCGCCCGCGGGCACCGACCTCACCAACGCCAGCGACACCGACGCCGGAACGCTCGACGGCACCCCCGTGACCAACCCCAGCGACCCGGCAGGCAGCCCCCAGCGACCCGGCCTCCTGACGCTGAACCTCGGTGCGGCGGGTGTCCCGGCCAGTGGCAAAGGCACGGTCTGCTTCCAGACAAAGGTGCCGTAA
- a CDS encoding DUF11 domain-containing protein, giving the protein MNGNIKRLALTLTALLAAGAGAQTFGDGGAISTSLPLTSVGDALSWAVGDQTLRLEVPLAGRVRLELYSPRVDQSDYRSDAYYGDEQYDGNVSAVTTVFSVFDAAGRTVATRSFTPGAHGWEPLFDQDLPAGQYTLRAVTRGNGKNTFALRLAGVSATVSADGLTVNVHSREWVPALNVTTDGGVYALQMYDGDGAGELEARLIDTETGYASALPISRNLGTVEWPLPRRAGRYTVEVRQPATARQYSNAVGFRLTRAGTPAPIVLGRVDQTGLLRVTAELLLPGGTQPTSATVTAGGQTLEVRPGAEQRVAAGSYPLSVGMVAGAQVSVPPRVTVPRGGVGQATVQIRPQVALSLESDKAEVCVGDRVTLTARATTAFEGDLPMQLGVEAGDLQIGGLDHLEGRLSAMHPGELRVSGTATRPGPLTVSATLAPWAQTRSLVVQVRPDATRLQLSREPLGDTRPGEEVTVRLKVTNTAAQAVAFTLSDVPGAGLQSLDPPTFSGILNPGESRTLSYRVRVVEAGTATLQATLDTPACPVPQTVTGQVLALEPAPLPAPAEAVPVASPPVPAAPPVRLERRSTVSLPFDAPAEVREVVLAQAVAGGADYVPGSSRLNGHAVPDPVRGPGGTLYWTVPGSSDGTVLRGLLTYDLAHAGALGALPAPGLLARYRADRSEVLQGRFDPGDLAAAGPLRAPIQASENAGAIKLPLAGSDVRIRDRISVVVEAPSGQQPDLRVGGVVVGRDRIGQSTEDGARGVMRLTYVGVPLQVGPNVLDFGGEQITVNRVGGTQRLEFVPERLIADGSSPLRVRVRALDAFGRLTSQPSVTLRSNLEPRTADANPAEADYQLRLIDGEGVLELQPQPSPTTLTLDVVQGQDVTRHSFAVTPDDRQVGVGMVSATLGLDGDFNLREDLSVQARASYEGPLAGGKLYVAADKDGLPTGRDPLRRYSLYGDSSAESVPLQGLDPVALDYDHPRFHAQYRRSSLPMDVLPVGEQFTALSARSKSTPQISGFVALVPDAHISGERIIPGGTRVLRLARGGVSAGSETLEVVTLEGGTGKELGRVRLQPNVDYELDRRTGIVTLVRALDRVDARLNEVVVLASYRLDDERGQRRLAYGAQVGYAGSNYSVGVAAVGLDGRVTFGARARYDNGVARADALLAYSGGVQVSADFGTKLGAALGGGTLSARVRYQDGRYAGLAPFAAGLNVSGSYDARLGQRVRALVDGEYHRTPAPTAGAGVTVGGSVSARTEVALTPFSVGGGLKVGFGDQKGLSGLFSAGYHRAPLDVDVVQTQPLSGPQKPETALSVRYRLNDRVTLGLSDRYTWGVGHAAVLTLDSTLGRTNYALAYDLPNAGGQGNRARFGVSTTLPLNNRTSLGLRGSALYGVAAGTLEAGAGADLNYKTDTVSATAGTDVVMGNQGFGVVLRAGISGSVTPHLSLTADGLAEFGAGKSGLRAAVGYAYRNSAFNSLGTVRYLSGTLAGGQPEVSGNLSGEYRQPAWAVRGGLDTRTLLNDPGSFTAQAALGGTAYLGDRFGVGAWGRVLNQPATGTTTLGYGLEASVRAFPGTWLTAGYNFKGFEGLPSAGLYTRQGAYLRLDLTVDETVGGRK; this is encoded by the coding sequence TTGAACGGCAACATCAAACGCCTGGCCCTGACCCTCACCGCCCTGCTGGCGGCGGGCGCAGGTGCCCAGACTTTCGGGGACGGCGGCGCCATCAGCACCAGTCTTCCCCTGACGAGCGTGGGAGACGCCCTGAGCTGGGCGGTGGGCGACCAGACCCTGCGCCTGGAGGTGCCGCTGGCAGGACGGGTCCGTCTGGAGCTGTACAGCCCGCGCGTGGACCAGTCCGATTACCGCAGTGATGCTTATTACGGCGACGAGCAGTACGACGGCAACGTCTCGGCGGTGACCACCGTCTTCAGCGTGTTCGACGCGGCAGGCCGGACGGTGGCGACCCGCTCCTTCACGCCCGGCGCACACGGCTGGGAACCCCTCTTCGATCAGGACCTGCCCGCCGGTCAGTACACCCTGCGCGCCGTGACGCGGGGCAACGGCAAGAACACCTTCGCGCTCCGATTGGCCGGAGTCAGCGCCACGGTCAGTGCGGACGGATTGACCGTCAATGTCCACTCGCGGGAGTGGGTGCCCGCCCTGAATGTCACCACCGACGGCGGGGTGTACGCACTGCAGATGTACGACGGAGACGGCGCGGGTGAGCTCGAGGCCCGGCTGATCGACACGGAAACCGGCTACGCCAGCGCGCTGCCCATCAGCCGCAACCTGGGGACCGTGGAATGGCCGCTGCCGCGGCGCGCCGGCCGGTACACCGTCGAGGTGCGCCAGCCGGCAACGGCCCGGCAGTACAGCAACGCGGTGGGCTTCCGCCTGACCCGTGCGGGTACCCCGGCCCCCATCGTGCTCGGCAGGGTGGATCAGACCGGGCTGCTGCGGGTGACGGCCGAGCTGCTGCTGCCGGGCGGCACCCAGCCGACCTCGGCCACGGTGACCGCCGGTGGCCAGACCCTGGAGGTGCGCCCGGGCGCCGAGCAGCGGGTGGCGGCGGGAAGCTATCCCCTGAGCGTGGGGATGGTGGCGGGAGCGCAGGTGAGCGTGCCCCCCCGCGTGACGGTGCCGCGGGGCGGGGTGGGGCAGGCCACGGTGCAGATCCGTCCGCAGGTCGCGCTGAGTCTGGAGAGCGACAAGGCGGAGGTCTGCGTGGGCGACCGCGTGACCCTGACCGCCCGCGCCACCACCGCCTTTGAGGGAGACCTGCCGATGCAGCTTGGCGTGGAGGCAGGCGACCTTCAGATCGGGGGCCTGGACCATCTGGAGGGCCGCCTCAGCGCCATGCACCCCGGCGAGCTGCGCGTGAGCGGCACGGCCACCCGCCCCGGCCCGCTGACGGTGAGTGCCACCCTGGCTCCCTGGGCGCAGACCCGGAGTCTGGTGGTACAGGTGCGGCCCGACGCCACCCGCCTGCAGTTGAGCCGTGAGCCCCTGGGCGACACGCGGCCGGGGGAGGAGGTAACGGTCCGCCTGAAGGTCACCAACACGGCGGCGCAGGCCGTTGCCTTCACGCTGAGCGATGTTCCCGGCGCGGGGCTGCAGTCGCTGGACCCCCCCACCTTCAGCGGCATCCTGAACCCCGGCGAGTCCCGCACCCTGAGCTACCGCGTGCGCGTGGTGGAGGCGGGCACGGCCACCTTGCAGGCCACGCTGGACACCCCGGCCTGCCCGGTCCCGCAGACGGTCACGGGTCAGGTGCTGGCCCTGGAGCCTGCCCCCCTGCCGGCCCCCGCCGAGGCGGTTCCGGTGGCGTCCCCGCCGGTCCCCGCCGCGCCCCCGGTCCGCCTGGAGCGCCGCAGCACGGTCAGCCTGCCCTTCGACGCGCCCGCCGAGGTCCGCGAGGTCGTGCTGGCGCAGGCAGTCGCGGGCGGCGCGGATTACGTGCCCGGCAGCAGCCGCCTGAACGGTCATGCGGTGCCCGACCCGGTTCGTGGCCCCGGCGGCACGCTGTACTGGACGGTGCCCGGCAGCAGCGACGGCACCGTGCTGCGCGGCCTCCTGACCTACGATCTGGCCCACGCCGGTGCGCTGGGGGCACTGCCCGCACCGGGCCTGCTGGCCCGCTACCGTGCCGACCGCAGTGAGGTGCTGCAGGGCCGGTTCGACCCGGGAGACCTCGCGGCGGCTGGCCCCCTGCGCGCGCCCATTCAGGCCAGCGAAAATGCGGGCGCCATCAAGCTGCCCCTGGCCGGCAGCGACGTGCGTATCCGTGACCGCATCAGCGTGGTGGTGGAAGCGCCGTCCGGACAGCAGCCCGACCTGCGGGTGGGCGGCGTGGTCGTGGGGCGTGACCGCATCGGGCAGAGCACCGAGGACGGCGCGCGCGGCGTGATGCGCCTGACATATGTGGGCGTGCCGCTGCAGGTCGGCCCCAACGTTCTGGACTTTGGCGGGGAGCAGATCACCGTCAACCGCGTCGGAGGTACCCAGCGCCTGGAGTTCGTGCCCGAGCGCCTGATTGCCGACGGCAGCAGTCCGCTGCGCGTGCGCGTCCGTGCGCTCGACGCCTTCGGGCGGCTGACCTCGCAGCCCAGCGTAACCCTGCGCTCCAACCTGGAGCCCCGCACCGCCGACGCCAACCCGGCCGAGGCGGACTACCAACTGCGCCTGATCGATGGCGAGGGCGTGCTGGAATTGCAGCCGCAACCCTCGCCCACCACCCTGACCCTGGACGTGGTGCAGGGCCAGGACGTGACCCGACACAGTTTTGCGGTCACGCCCGACGACCGCCAGGTGGGGGTTGGCATGGTGAGCGCCACCCTGGGCCTGGACGGTGACTTCAACCTCCGGGAAGACCTGAGCGTGCAGGCCCGCGCGTCCTACGAGGGACCGCTCGCCGGCGGCAAGCTGTATGTGGCGGCCGATAAGGATGGCCTGCCCACCGGGCGCGATCCCCTGCGCCGCTACAGCCTGTACGGGGACAGCAGCGCCGAGAGCGTGCCCCTCCAGGGCCTCGACCCGGTGGCGCTGGACTACGACCATCCCCGCTTTCACGCCCAGTACCGCCGCAGCTCCCTGCCCATGGACGTGCTGCCGGTGGGCGAGCAGTTCACGGCCCTGAGCGCCCGCAGCAAGAGCACGCCGCAGATTTCCGGGTTTGTGGCCCTGGTGCCCGACGCCCACATCAGTGGAGAGCGGATCATCCCCGGGGGAACCCGCGTGCTGCGCCTCGCCCGCGGCGGCGTCAGCGCGGGCAGCGAGACGCTGGAGGTCGTGACCCTGGAGGGCGGCACCGGCAAGGAACTCGGCCGCGTCCGTCTGCAGCCCAACGTGGATTACGAGCTGGACCGCCGCACCGGTATCGTGACCCTGGTGCGCGCCCTGGACCGGGTGGACGCGCGGCTCAACGAGGTGGTTGTGCTCGCCTCCTACCGTCTGGATGACGAACGGGGACAGCGCCGGCTGGCCTATGGAGCGCAGGTCGGCTACGCCGGAAGCAACTACAGCGTCGGCGTGGCGGCTGTGGGCCTGGATGGCCGCGTGACCTTCGGGGCGCGTGCCCGTTACGACAACGGTGTGGCCCGCGCCGATGCGCTGCTCGCCTACTCCGGGGGCGTGCAGGTCAGCGCGGATTTCGGCACCAAACTGGGAGCCGCCCTGGGTGGCGGCACCCTCAGCGCCCGGGTGCGCTACCAGGACGGCCGCTATGCGGGCCTGGCTCCCTTCGCCGCCGGCCTGAACGTCAGCGGCAGCTACGACGCCCGGCTGGGCCAGAGGGTGCGCGCGCTGGTGGACGGCGAGTACCACCGCACGCCCGCCCCCACTGCCGGAGCCGGGGTCACCGTGGGCGGCTCGGTCTCGGCCCGCACCGAGGTGGCCCTGACACCGTTCAGCGTGGGCGGCGGCCTGAAGGTGGGCTTCGGCGACCAGAAGGGCCTCAGCGGTCTTTTCAGCGCCGGGTACCACCGCGCGCCGCTGGACGTGGATGTGGTGCAGACCCAGCCCCTGAGCGGCCCCCAGAAGCCTGAGACTGCCCTGAGCGTGCGCTACCGCCTGAACGACCGCGTGACCCTGGGCCTGAGCGACCGGTATACCTGGGGCGTGGGGCACGCGGCGGTCCTGACGCTGGACAGCACCCTGGGCCGCACCAACTACGCGCTGGCCTACGACCTGCCGAACGCGGGCGGCCAGGGCAACCGTGCCCGGTTTGGCGTCTCCACCACCCTGCCCCTGAACAACCGCACCAGCCTGGGCCTGCGTGGCAGCGCCCTGTACGGCGTTGCGGCGGGCACGCTGGAGGCCGGCGCGGGCGCGGACCTGAACTACAAGACCGACACGGTCAGCGCCACCGCCGGCACCGACGTGGTGATGGGGAACCAGGGCTTCGGCGTGGTGCTGCGCGCTGGCATCAGCGGCAGCGTGACCCCGCACCTGAGCCTGACCGCCGATGGTCTGGCCGAGTTCGGCGCGGGAAAAAGCGGCCTGCGCGCCGCCGTGGGCTACGCCTACCGCAACAGCGCCTTCAACAGCCTGGGCACCGTGCGCTACCTCAGCGGCACGCTGGCCGGCGGGCAGCCGGAAGTGAGCGGCAACCTCTCCGGCGAGTACCGCCAGCCCGCCTGGGCGGTGCGCGGCGGTCTGGACACCCGCACCCTGCTGAACGACCCGGGCAGCTTCACCGCGCAGGCAGCGCTGGGCGGCACCGCCTATCTGGGCGACCGCTTCGGCGTCGGCGCATGGGGCCGGGTCCTGAACCAGCCCGCGACCGGCACCACCACCCTGGGCTACGGCCTGGAGGCCAGCGTGCGCGCGTTCCCCGGAACCTGGCTCACGGCGGGTTACAACTTCAAGGGCTTTGAGGGCCTGCCGTCGGCGGGCCTGTACACCAGACAGGGCGCGTATTTGCGGCTGGATTTGACGGTGGATGAAACGGTTGGAGGAAGGAAATGA